Proteins encoded together in one Kitasatospora albolonga window:
- a CDS encoding DNA-binding response regulator codes for MTTVLLVHTVPLWRASLASLLGAGQGIDVRTSEQGAIRSALAGTGPDVLLTDLDCPDALDVLEEVRSLAEPRGRGCPLAVLTRSDRPRGLRRAYEAGARGYIDKYRPVNDLSEVMHKLADGGRHIDESLAFSLLQVADMPLSPRELSVLSIAERGETVSGIAERLHLTPGTVRNYLAAAIRKAGARNRMDAIRRAKEAGWI; via the coding sequence ATGACAACCGTTCTGCTGGTCCACACCGTGCCCCTGTGGCGCGCCTCGCTGGCCTCCCTGCTCGGTGCTGGGCAGGGAATAGACGTACGGACCTCCGAGCAGGGCGCGATACGTTCGGCACTGGCCGGAACAGGACCGGATGTGCTCCTCACCGACCTCGACTGTCCGGATGCCCTGGACGTCCTGGAGGAGGTGAGGTCGCTGGCCGAACCGCGCGGCCGGGGGTGTCCCCTGGCCGTGCTCACCCGCAGCGACCGGCCCCGGGGGCTGCGCCGGGCCTACGAGGCGGGGGCCCGCGGCTACATCGACAAGTACCGGCCGGTGAACGACCTCTCCGAGGTCATGCACAAACTGGCCGACGGCGGGCGGCATATCGACGAGTCACTGGCGTTCAGCCTGTTGCAGGTGGCCGACATGCCCTTATCGCCCCGGGAATTGAGCGTGCTCTCGATCGCCGAGCGCGGGGAAACGGTCTCCGGTATCGCGGAGCGGCTGCATCTGACCCCGGGGACGGTGCGCAATTACCTCGCCGCCGCCATTCGCAAGGCCGGGGCGCGCAATCGGATGGACGCCATCAGACGGGCGAAGGAGGCGGGCTGGATATGA
- a CDS encoding GNAT family N-acetyltransferase produces MEFTIGGRLEVRITPADVGKRVSVRQRSEGGGAGAEFTDTVGVLTSWDDGVVSITRKNGQSVRILESSLVAGKVVPAAPARRRGPAASFPELAAVTARAWQPVESAPLGEWRLRAAGGFTRRANSALPLGDPGVPLGEAFGRVERWYEERGLPPYIQTSTGAEGTQEALCAELERHGWRREVSAQVRIAALAPVGDLDADVSAVRLAREPDGAWLSRYQRLTTPGPHVLRVLGSGPSVWFATVAGGDEGAEEDAVPAAIGRCVVDGRWAGFMAVEVAPGQRRRGLGTAVMAALARRALDEGASAAWLQVEEDNEGARALYDGMGFATHHSYHHFRPA; encoded by the coding sequence GTGGAATTCACCATCGGCGGACGGCTGGAGGTCCGCATCACACCGGCTGACGTGGGCAAACGGGTCTCCGTTCGGCAGCGCTCCGAGGGGGGTGGCGCGGGCGCGGAGTTCACCGACACGGTCGGCGTTCTCACATCATGGGACGACGGCGTGGTCTCGATCACACGGAAGAACGGGCAGTCCGTCCGCATCCTGGAATCGTCCCTGGTGGCGGGCAAGGTCGTCCCCGCCGCCCCGGCCCGCAGGCGGGGCCCGGCGGCCTCCTTCCCGGAGCTGGCCGCCGTCACCGCGCGGGCCTGGCAGCCGGTGGAGAGCGCGCCCCTGGGCGAGTGGCGGCTGCGCGCCGCCGGAGGGTTCACCCGGCGCGCCAACTCCGCGCTGCCGCTCGGTGATCCGGGGGTGCCGCTCGGTGAGGCGTTCGGGCGGGTCGAGCGGTGGTACGAGGAGCGGGGCCTGCCCCCGTACATCCAGACGTCGACCGGGGCCGAGGGCACGCAGGAGGCGCTCTGCGCGGAGCTGGAGCGGCACGGGTGGCGGCGCGAGGTCTCGGCCCAGGTCCGGATCGCCGCGCTGGCGCCGGTCGGGGACCTGGACGCGGACGTGTCGGCGGTACGGCTGGCCCGTGAGCCGGACGGGGCGTGGCTCTCGCGCTACCAGCGCCTCACCACCCCCGGCCCCCATGTCCTGCGGGTGCTGGGCAGCGGCCCCTCGGTCTGGTTCGCCACGGTGGCGGGCGGGGACGAGGGCGCGGAGGAGGACGCGGTGCCCGCCGCGATCGGCCGGTGCGTGGTGGACGGGCGGTGGGCGGGGTTCATGGCGGTCGAGGTCGCCCCCGGGCAGCGGCGGCGCGGACTGGGCACGGCCGTGATGGCGGCGCTGGCCCGCCGGGCCCTGGACGAGGGCGCTTCGGCGGCCTGGCTCCAGGTGGAGGAGGACAATGAGGGTGCGCGGGCGCTGTACGACGGGATGGGCTTCGCGACGCACCACAGCTACCACCATTTCCGGCCCGCGTAG
- a CDS encoding ferredoxin, producing MTYVIAQPCVDVKDKACIEECPVDCIYEGQRSLYIHPDECVDCGACEPVCPVEAIFYEDDTPEEWKDYYKANVEFFDDLGSPGGASKLGLIERDHAFVAGLPPQNQ from the coding sequence GTGACCTACGTCATCGCGCAGCCTTGTGTCGACGTGAAGGACAAGGCCTGCATCGAAGAGTGCCCCGTCGACTGCATTTACGAGGGCCAGCGGTCCTTGTACATCCACCCGGACGAATGCGTCGACTGCGGAGCCTGCGAGCCGGTCTGCCCGGTCGAGGCCATCTTCTACGAGGACGACACTCCGGAGGAGTGGAAGGACTACTACAAGGCGAACGTCGAGTTCTTCGACGATCTCGGCTCGCCGGGCGGTGCTTCCAAGCTCGGTCTCATCGAGCGCGACCACGCGTTCGTCGCCGGACTGCCGCCGCAGAACCAGTAG
- a CDS encoding succinyldiaminopimelate transaminase, protein MSAVSSRLPVFPWDRLTPYKTTAQAHPDGIVDLSVGTPVDPVPEVIRQALVAAADSPGYPTVWGTEALRDALTGWVERRLGARGVTHANVLPVVGSKELVAWLPTQLGLGPGDKVAYPRLAYPTYEVGARLCGAEPVVYDDPTELDPAGLKLLWLNSPSNPTGRVLAKDELVRTVAWAREHGVLVFSDECYLELGWEAEPVSVLHPDVCGGHYDGIVAVHSLSKRSNLAGYRAAFIAGDAAVLGELLLIRKHGGMMTPAPVQAATVAALGDDTHVAEQRVRYADRRLALRTALEAHGFRIEHSEASLYLWATRDEPCWETVAYLAELGILVAPGDFYGPAGERFVRVAFTATDERVAAAVKRLT, encoded by the coding sequence GTGTCCGCAGTCTCCTCCCGCCTCCCGGTCTTCCCCTGGGACAGGCTCACGCCGTACAAGACGACGGCCCAGGCCCACCCGGACGGCATCGTGGACCTCTCCGTCGGCACGCCGGTCGACCCGGTGCCCGAGGTGATCCGGCAGGCGCTCGTCGCCGCCGCGGACAGCCCCGGCTATCCGACGGTGTGGGGGACCGAGGCCCTGCGGGACGCGCTCACCGGCTGGGTGGAGCGGCGGCTCGGCGCGCGAGGGGTGACGCACGCCAACGTGCTGCCGGTCGTCGGCTCCAAGGAACTGGTGGCCTGGCTGCCGACGCAGCTCGGGCTCGGCCCCGGCGACAAGGTCGCCTACCCGCGCCTCGCCTACCCGACGTACGAGGTCGGCGCCCGGCTCTGCGGCGCGGAGCCCGTCGTCTACGACGACCCGACCGAGCTGGACCCGGCCGGGCTGAAGCTGCTCTGGCTCAACTCGCCCTCCAACCCGACCGGCCGGGTGCTGGCCAAGGACGAGCTGGTCCGGACCGTCGCCTGGGCGCGCGAGCACGGGGTGCTGGTCTTCAGCGACGAGTGCTACCTGGAGCTGGGCTGGGAGGCCGAGCCGGTCTCGGTGCTCCACCCGGACGTCTGCGGCGGCCACTACGACGGGATCGTCGCCGTCCACTCGCTCTCCAAGCGCTCCAACCTGGCCGGGTACCGGGCCGCGTTCATCGCGGGTGACGCGGCCGTCCTCGGCGAGCTGCTGCTGATCCGCAAGCACGGCGGGATGATGACGCCCGCCCCCGTCCAGGCGGCCACCGTCGCCGCCCTCGGGGACGACACGCACGTGGCCGAGCAGCGCGTCCGGTACGCGGACCGCCGCCTGGCCCTGCGTACGGCCCTGGAGGCGCACGGCTTCCGGATCGAGCACAGCGAGGCGAGCCTCTACCTCTGGGCGACCCGTGACGAGCCGTGCTGGGAGACCGTGGCGTACCTCGCGGAGCTGGGCATCCTCGTCGCGCCCGGCGACTTCTACGGCCCGGCGGGCGAGCGCTTCGTCCGGGTGGCGTTCACCGCGACCGACGAGCGGGTGGCGGCGGCGGTCAAGCGCCTGACCTGA
- a CDS encoding ATP-binding protein, with the protein MSLPLPRRIARTALLFAAGVVPVVGAAGAAGAAELPQTPDLGGLTALDGASVGNTLDSAAQQGTQAAGDTGGRIVGTAVPAAGKTVGNTAKVAAPAAQETAGQTAGQAGEAVGGVADAAGGGLPTDALTQGGLPTDGLPTGGLPLGGLPIG; encoded by the coding sequence ATGTCCCTCCCCCTGCCCCGTCGGATCGCTCGTACCGCGCTGCTGTTCGCCGCAGGCGTCGTCCCCGTGGTCGGTGCGGCCGGTGCCGCAGGTGCCGCAGAGCTCCCGCAGACCCCGGACCTGGGCGGCCTCACCGCACTGGACGGTGCGAGCGTCGGCAACACCCTGGACAGCGCCGCCCAGCAGGGCACCCAGGCGGCCGGTGACACCGGCGGCCGTATCGTCGGCACCGCCGTGCCGGCCGCGGGCAAGACCGTCGGCAACACCGCCAAGGTGGCCGCCCCGGCCGCCCAGGAGACCGCAGGCCAGACCGCGGGCCAGGCGGGCGAGGCCGTCGGCGGTGTGGCCGACGCCGCCGGTGGCGGGCTGCCCACCGACGCCCTCACCCAGGGCGGCCTGCCCACGGACGGGCTGCCCACCGGCGGCCTGCCGCTGGGTGGCCTGCCGATCGGCTGA